The Longimicrobiales bacterium nucleotide sequence CCCGTGCGGCGGACCTGATCACCTTCGTGCAGGCCTGCCCATTCACCCATGATCACAGCGCCGATGTTGTCCTCTTCGAGGTTCAACGCCAAAGCCGTTACTGGGTCGCCGCCGTCGGACGGGGTGATCTCGAGCATCTCTGACGCCATTGCCTTCGTGAGGCCGTAGATGCGTGCGATTCCGTCCTTTACCTCGAGGACTTCACCGATTTCTTCGGCCTGGAGATCCTCCTCGTACTTCTCGATCTCGTTGAGGAGGACGTCCTTGATTTCGCTGGCGCGAAGCTGGGAGTCGTTGGCCATCTTCTATTCGGTCCTAAGTGTAGGGATCGGGATCAGGCTTCGGCGGCACTAGCGGTCGCTTCCGGCATGTGTGCCTGTAGCATCTTCCGCCGCATGCCTTCCAGCCGCCTGCGAACCGATCCGTCATAGATCGTATCACCGGTGCGAACGAGCAGTCCCCCCAAGATTTCCGGCTTAACCCGGATGTGAGGGATCGCTTCCTTACCGAAGGCCTTAGACAGCCCCTCGGCGATCATCTGTTTGGTGGATTCATCCACCTCCCGCGCCACAGTCACCTCCACATGCTCTCGTCCCATATGGGCATCGAGCAGGAGGTTATAGGCGCTGGAAATAGCCCGAAGCAGACGCTGACGCCGTTTGTCGATCGCAACCATCACAAAGTTCACGACATGCTTGGGCAATGCGTCACCGAACGCGCTTCGGACGACGTCCTTCTTGTCTCCATCGTCAATACGCGGAGTCTCCAGGAATGCCCTAAACTTCGAGTCCTGGTTGATCAAATCCGCGACCGTGTGAAGGGCCTGGCCATACTGCTCCAGGCCGTCATTACGGTGTGCGAGCTCGAACAGCGTCTCAGCATAATTCTTGGCGACGGTTTCGTCTCTCACGCCTCGGCTCCCTTGCCGAGCTCGCTCAAATACTTCTCAACGAGCTCGCGGTCTTTGGCCTGGTCGAGGTTCTCCGACATGAGCCGCGAAGCCGCAGCCAGTGCTAGTTCGACAGACTCCTTCCGAAGCATCTCGAGCGCTGCATCTCTTTCCCGCTCGATCTCGGAGCGCGCGCGCTCCACGATGGCCTGCGCTTCTGCACGGGCCTTCTCTTCGATGTCCTTGCGCACAGACTCACCGGCCGCCTTCCCTTCGGCGATCAGATCGTTGGACTGACGACGTGCGTCGGCCAACTGAGACTTGTGCTCCTCCAGCAACCGCGCGGCCTCTGCATTCTGATCCGCAGCACCATCGATCGCAGCCTGAATCCCCTTTTCACGGGCATCCACGGCTTCGAGGATCGGGCCCCAAGCATACTTGCCT carries:
- the atpF gene encoding F0F1 ATP synthase subunit B; this encodes MRASRIVPATLALLVALPGTVWAQGGGEGGGGLFDINTGLSTWTLLVFGALVFVLGKYAWGPILEAVDAREKGIQAAIDGAADQNAEAARLLEEHKSQLADARRQSNDLIAEGKAAGESVRKDIEEKARAEAQAIVERARSEIERERDAALEMLRKESVELALAAASRLMSENLDQAKDRELVEKYLSELGKGAEA
- the atpH gene encoding ATP synthase F1 subunit delta is translated as MRDETVAKNYAETLFELAHRNDGLEQYGQALHTVADLINQDSKFRAFLETPRIDDGDKKDVVRSAFGDALPKHVVNFVMVAIDKRRQRLLRAISSAYNLLLDAHMGREHVEVTVAREVDESTKQMIAEGLSKAFGKEAIPHIRVKPEILGGLLVRTGDTIYDGSVRRRLEGMRRKMLQAHMPEATASAAEA